A section of the Oncorhynchus tshawytscha isolate Ot180627B linkage group LG09, Otsh_v2.0, whole genome shotgun sequence genome encodes:
- the LOC112258565 gene encoding eukaryotic translation initiation factor 1, translating into MSAIQNLQTFDPFADATKGNDRLPSGTDDYIHIRIQQRNGRKTLTTVQGIAIDYDKKKLVKAFKKKFACNGTVIEHPEYGEVIQLQGDQRKNICTFLIEIGLAKEEQLKVHGF; encoded by the exons ATGTCCGCTATCCAGAACCTCCAAACTTTCG ACCCATTTGCTGATGCAACTAAGGGTAATGACAGACTCCCATCTGGGACTGACGACTACATCCACATAAGAATCCAGCAGCGTAACGGCAGGAAGACTCTGACCACGGTCCAGGGCATAGCCATCGACTATGATAAGAAGAAGCTAGTCAAGGCCTTTAAGAAG AAATTTGCCTGCAATGGGACAGTGATTGAGCACCCAGAGTATGGGGAAGTGATTCAGCTGCAAGGTGACCAGCGCAAGAATATCTGCACGTTTCTGATTGAG ATTGGCCTGGCGAAAGAGGAGCAGCTCAAGGTCCACGGATTCTAG
- the LOC112258566 gene encoding eukaryotic translation initiation factor 1 yields MSAIQNLQTFDPFADATKGNDRLPSGTDDYIHIRIQQRNGRKTLTTVQGIAIDYDKKKLVKAFKKKFACNGTVIEHPEYGEVIQLQGDQRKNICTFLIEIGLAKEEQLKVHGF; encoded by the exons ATGTCCGCTATCCAGAACCTCCAAACTTTCG ACCCATTTGCTGATGCAACTAAGGGTAATGACAGACTCCCATCTGGGACTGACGATTACATCCACATAAGAATCCAGCAGCGTAACGGGAGGAAGACTCTGACCACGGTCCAGGGCATAGCCATCGACTATGATAAGAAGAAGCTAGTCAAGGCCTTTAAGAAG AAATTTGCCTGCAATGGGACAGTGATTGAGCACCCAGAGTATGGGGAAGTGATTCAGCTGCAAGGTGACCAGCGCAAGAATATCTGCACGTTTCTGATTGAG ATTGGCCTGGCGAAAGAGGAGCAGCTCAAGGTCCACGGATTCTAG